A part of Pararoseomonas sp. SCSIO 73927 genomic DNA contains:
- a CDS encoding CaiB/BaiF CoA-transferase family protein, translated as MTDALPITENGPAPADTRPGVSAGALAGIRVVDLTRVLGGPYCTMILSDHGAEVIKIEPPQGDEVRAWGPPFQDGIASYFLGVNRNKRSIALDLSKPEGREVLLRLLDGADVLIENYKPGSMEKWGIGYDTLSQKFPRLVHCRVSGFGAEGPLGGLPGYDAIVQAMVGLMSINGEPGSGPLRMGTPVVDLATGLYSTIGILMALQERERSGHGQYVDMTLHDCGMALLHPQAANHFLNGKRPAATGNPHPNISPYSKFRTATCEIFVACGNEPAWRKFCAFLGLDELAKDPRFASNGDRVVNRGDLNTILEARLATEDGHALCDRMLKAGLPAGPVLFVDEAVAAPHTAARNMVAEIGEFRALNTPIKLSRTPGGARAVPPRFNEHGDAVLAAAGYSEEEIAALKEKGILVETPRG; from the coding sequence ATGACCGATGCCCTGCCCATCACGGAGAACGGCCCCGCCCCCGCGGACACACGGCCGGGCGTCAGCGCGGGCGCGCTGGCGGGCATCCGCGTGGTCGACCTCACCCGCGTCCTCGGCGGGCCCTACTGCACCATGATCCTCTCCGACCACGGGGCGGAGGTGATCAAGATCGAGCCGCCCCAGGGCGACGAGGTGCGCGCCTGGGGCCCGCCCTTCCAGGACGGCATCGCCAGCTACTTCCTCGGCGTGAACCGCAACAAGCGGAGCATCGCCCTCGACCTCTCCAAGCCCGAGGGGCGCGAGGTGCTGCTGCGCCTGCTGGATGGCGCGGACGTGCTGATCGAGAACTATAAGCCCGGCAGCATGGAGAAGTGGGGGATCGGCTACGACACCCTTTCCCAGAAGTTCCCGCGGCTGGTGCACTGCCGCGTCTCCGGCTTCGGGGCGGAGGGACCGCTGGGCGGGCTGCCCGGCTACGACGCCATCGTGCAGGCCATGGTCGGGCTGATGTCCATCAACGGGGAGCCGGGCAGCGGGCCGCTGCGGATGGGCACGCCGGTGGTGGACCTCGCCACCGGGCTCTACTCCACCATCGGAATCCTGATGGCGTTGCAGGAGCGGGAGCGCTCCGGCCACGGGCAGTACGTGGACATGACGCTGCACGATTGCGGCATGGCGCTGCTGCACCCGCAGGCGGCCAACCACTTCCTGAACGGGAAGCGCCCGGCGGCCACGGGGAACCCGCACCCGAACATCTCGCCCTACTCCAAGTTCCGCACCGCGACCTGCGAAATCTTCGTGGCCTGCGGGAACGAGCCGGCCTGGCGGAAGTTCTGCGCCTTCCTCGGCCTGGACGAGCTGGCGAAGGACCCGCGCTTCGCGAGCAATGGCGACCGCGTGGTGAACCGCGGCGATCTCAACACCATCCTGGAGGCGCGGCTGGCCACCGAGGACGGGCACGCGCTGTGCGACCGCATGCTGAAGGCCGGCCTGCCCGCCGGCCCCGTGCTGTTCGTGGACGAGGCGGTGGCGGCGCCGCACACGGCCGCGCGCAACATGGTGGCGGAGATCGGCGAGTTCCGCGCGCTGAACACGCCGATCAAGCTCTCCCGCACGCCGGGCGGCGCGCGCGCGGTGCCGCCGCGCTTCAACGAGCACGGGGACGCCGTGCTGGCGGCGGCCGGCTACTCGGAGGAAGAGATCGCGGCACTGAAGGAGAAGGGCATCCTGGTGGAGACGCCGCGCGGCTAG
- a CDS encoding TorF family putative porin encodes MTTRIAAAATLALGLTFAAGTAGAFEIESAGLTVGVTPTVSSDYLFRGVSQTRNRPAVQGTIDIQHTTGLYVGAFASNVTFLGTNARQEIDALAGWRTTFAGVSLDIGGIAYTYPGYDNAPGAYDLQYFELAAKASYEIPNLPVPVKVLGAFNWSPNYQLESGDSFYVEGGVEIGLPYNFTLAGRAGYQWIQNNTRWGSPDFANWNVTLSYKFSDFVLTAGYYDTNLSRSECFGSQKICEARAMVFLSRTF; translated from the coding sequence ATGACGACCAGGATCGCAGCCGCGGCGACACTCGCGCTGGGCCTGACCTTCGCCGCCGGCACCGCCGGCGCCTTCGAGATCGAGAGCGCCGGGCTGACCGTCGGCGTCACGCCGACCGTCTCGTCCGACTACCTGTTCCGCGGCGTCAGCCAGACCCGGAACCGCCCGGCGGTGCAGGGCACGATCGACATCCAGCACACCACCGGCCTCTATGTCGGCGCCTTCGCCTCCAACGTCACCTTCCTCGGCACCAATGCCCGGCAGGAAATCGACGCGCTGGCGGGCTGGCGGACCACCTTCGCCGGCGTCAGCCTCGACATCGGCGGCATCGCCTACACCTACCCCGGCTACGACAACGCCCCGGGCGCCTACGACCTGCAGTACTTCGAGCTGGCGGCGAAGGCGAGCTACGAGATCCCGAACCTGCCGGTGCCGGTGAAGGTTCTGGGCGCCTTCAACTGGTCGCCGAACTACCAGCTGGAGAGCGGCGACAGCTTCTACGTCGAGGGCGGCGTGGAAATCGGCCTGCCCTACAATTTCACGCTCGCGGGCCGCGCGGGCTACCAGTGGATCCAGAACAACACGCGCTGGGGATCGCCCGATTTCGCGAACTGGAACGTGACGCTGTCCTACAAGTTCTCGGACTTCGTGCTCACGGCCGGCTACTACGACACGAATCTGAGCAGGAGCGAGTGCTTCGGCAGCCAGAAGATCTGCGAGGCGCGCGCGATGGTCTTCCTCAGCCGCACCTTCTGA
- a CDS encoding LysM peptidoglycan-binding domain-containing protein, translating to MTDASRLRVAGGSAILAGALAAAAFYGLRDRPAPLPRPAGPATSAPPLAEAPQRDAPPQGRPATPAPEGRQPTARQVPAGAEARTAEPPRFDVVRMGARGTVVVAGRAAPGAEVILLEGGREIGRSRADPRGEWVILPAEPLGAGARELSLRARLSGGEEVAGPDTVLVVGPAAEPQLAQAPPREATAAPERGTVAPPRDARASAATSREAGTQAAGAAHQERAGTAPAQDRPGVARAGTEGAGGRMAEAAPGAEQPLVLLLPPTAEAAPRPLAAPSRDASGAVLGLDVVDYDDSNTMRFAGTAPPGARLRVYADDRHLGDASADPTGRWSLTPAEAPPVGRHTLRVDQLGAGAAEAGGPVAGRIEVAFQRESLPAGLVRDGRVVVQPGHNLWRIARDAYGRGIRYTVIFRANQARIRNPARIYPGQVFAVPEAR from the coding sequence ATGACAGACGCATCGCGGCTGCGAGTCGCCGGCGGCTCGGCGATCCTGGCCGGTGCCCTGGCGGCCGCGGCCTTCTACGGGCTGCGGGACCGCCCGGCGCCGCTGCCCCGTCCTGCTGGCCCGGCCACCTCCGCACCGCCCCTGGCGGAGGCGCCGCAGCGCGATGCCCCGCCGCAAGGCCGTCCCGCCACCCCCGCACCGGAGGGGCGCCAGCCCACGGCCCGCCAGGTCCCGGCCGGCGCGGAGGCCCGCACCGCCGAGCCGCCGCGCTTCGACGTGGTGCGGATGGGCGCCCGGGGCACCGTGGTGGTCGCCGGCCGCGCCGCTCCGGGGGCCGAGGTGATCCTTCTGGAGGGCGGCCGCGAGATCGGCCGGTCCCGCGCCGACCCGCGCGGCGAGTGGGTGATCCTGCCCGCCGAGCCGCTGGGCGCCGGCGCGCGGGAGCTGTCCTTGCGCGCGCGGCTGTCCGGGGGCGAGGAGGTGGCGGGGCCGGACACGGTGCTCGTCGTCGGACCCGCCGCCGAGCCGCAGCTCGCCCAGGCCCCGCCCCGGGAGGCCACGGCCGCGCCGGAGCGCGGGACCGTCGCGCCGCCGCGCGATGCCCGGGCTTCCGCCGCCACGTCCCGGGAGGCCGGGACGCAGGCCGCCGGCGCGGCCCACCAGGAGCGGGCCGGAACCGCACCGGCCCAGGACCGGCCAGGGGTGGCCAGGGCCGGCACGGAAGGCGCGGGCGGCCGGATGGCCGAGGCCGCCCCAGGGGCAGAGCAGCCCCTCGTCCTCCTCCTGCCTCCCACGGCGGAAGCGGCACCCCGCCCGCTCGCCGCTCCCTCCAGGGATGCTTCGGGCGCCGTGCTGGGACTGGACGTGGTGGATTACGATGACAGCAACACCATGCGCTTCGCCGGCACCGCCCCGCCCGGCGCGAGGCTGCGCGTCTACGCCGACGACCGGCACCTCGGCGACGCCAGCGCCGATCCCACCGGCCGCTGGAGCCTGACCCCGGCGGAAGCGCCCCCTGTGGGCCGCCACACGCTGCGGGTGGACCAGCTCGGCGCCGGGGCGGCCGAGGCGGGTGGCCCGGTGGCCGGGCGCATCGAGGTGGCGTTCCAGCGGGAATCCCTGCCGGCCGGGCTGGTGCGGGATGGGCGGGTGGTGGTGCAGCCCGGGCACAATCTCTGGCGCATCGCGCGCGATGCCTATGGGCGCGGCATCCGCTACACCGTCATCTTCCGGGCGAACCAGGCACGCATCCGGAACCCCGCCCGCATCTACCCCGGCCAGGTCTTCGCCGTGCCGGAAGCGCGTTGA
- a CDS encoding mandelate racemase/muconate lactonizing enzyme family protein produces the protein MRIVDLREVTAPIASSIANAYIDFSKMTLSLVAVVTDVIRDGRPVVGYGFNSNGRYGQGGLIRERFAPRLLEAKPESLLNDAGDNLDPDRIWAALMKNEKPGGHGERSVAVGTIDMAVWDAVAKIAGKPLFRLLAERHGRQADPRVFVYAAGGYYYPGKGIEQLRAEMRSYLDRGYNVVKMKIGNGIEEDRPRIEGVLKELDGKAQLAVDANGRLNLEDAIAYAKTLRDYPLFWYEEAGDPLDYNLQAQLAEFYPAAMATGENLFSHQDARNLIRYGGMRPDRDWLQFDCALSYGLCEYQRTLEVLNTAGWSPSRCIPHGGHQMSLNIAAGLGLGGNESYPDLFQPYGGFPDGVRVEDGHITMPDLPGIGFEGKSDLIRVMRDLAE, from the coding sequence ATGCGCATCGTGGATCTGCGGGAGGTGACGGCACCGATCGCCTCCTCCATCGCCAATGCCTATATCGACTTCAGCAAGATGACGCTCTCCCTCGTCGCCGTGGTCACCGATGTGATCCGAGACGGGCGGCCGGTGGTGGGCTACGGCTTCAACTCCAACGGCCGCTACGGCCAGGGCGGGCTGATCCGGGAGCGCTTCGCGCCGCGGCTGCTGGAGGCGAAGCCGGAGAGCCTGCTGAACGACGCGGGCGACAACCTGGACCCGGACCGGATCTGGGCGGCGCTGATGAAGAACGAGAAGCCGGGCGGGCACGGGGAGCGCTCCGTCGCCGTCGGCACCATCGACATGGCGGTGTGGGACGCGGTGGCGAAGATCGCGGGGAAGCCGCTGTTCCGGCTGCTGGCGGAGCGTCACGGGCGGCAGGCGGACCCGCGCGTCTTCGTCTATGCCGCGGGCGGCTACTACTATCCGGGCAAGGGGATCGAGCAGCTGCGGGCGGAGATGCGGAGCTACCTCGACCGCGGCTACAACGTGGTGAAGATGAAGATCGGCAACGGCATTGAGGAGGACCGGCCGCGCATCGAGGGCGTGCTGAAGGAGCTGGACGGGAAGGCGCAGCTGGCGGTGGATGCCAATGGCCGCCTGAACCTCGAGGACGCGATCGCCTACGCCAAGACGCTGCGGGACTACCCGCTCTTCTGGTACGAGGAGGCGGGCGATCCGCTGGACTACAACCTGCAGGCCCAGCTCGCCGAGTTCTACCCGGCGGCCATGGCCACCGGCGAGAACCTGTTCAGCCACCAGGACGCGCGCAACCTGATCCGCTACGGCGGGATGCGGCCGGACCGGGACTGGCTGCAATTCGACTGCGCCCTCTCCTACGGCCTCTGCGAGTACCAGCGCACGCTGGAGGTGCTGAATACCGCGGGCTGGTCGCCCAGCCGCTGCATCCCCCACGGCGGGCACCAGATGTCGCTGAACATCGCGGCCGGCCTCGGGCTGGGCGGGAACGAGAGCTACCCCGACCTGTTCCAGCCCTATGGCGGCTTCCCGGACGGGGTGCGGGTGGAGGACGGGCACATCACCATGCCCGACCTTCCCGGCATCGGGTTCGAGGGCAAGTCGGACCTGATCAGGGTGATGCGCGACCTGGCGGAGTGA
- a CDS encoding phosphatidylserine decarboxylase, with product MSLGHSLRLVLSPPHPAGRPFLIGGAAVAVLGGAILGSWLFWLGAAFTAFCLYFFRDPERVTPARPGLFIAPADGHIVSVEPAVPPEELGLGPAPRWRVAIFLSVLDVHVNRVPIDGTVTRVAYRHGAFVNASLDKASTDNERNALAIRMEDGRDIAVVQIAGLIARRILCDVREGSRVRAGDRFGIIRFGSRTDLYLPEGVRPLVEVGQTTIGGETVLADLSRPTGA from the coding sequence ATGTCTCTCGGGCACAGCCTGCGCCTCGTCCTCTCCCCCCCGCACCCGGCGGGCCGGCCCTTCCTGATCGGCGGCGCCGCGGTGGCGGTTCTGGGCGGCGCCATCCTCGGGAGCTGGCTCTTCTGGCTGGGCGCGGCCTTCACCGCCTTCTGCCTCTACTTCTTCCGCGACCCCGAGCGCGTGACGCCCGCCCGCCCCGGCCTCTTCATCGCGCCGGCGGACGGCCACATCGTTTCCGTGGAGCCCGCCGTGCCACCGGAGGAGCTGGGCCTCGGCCCCGCGCCGCGCTGGCGCGTGGCGATCTTCCTCTCCGTGCTGGACGTGCACGTGAACCGCGTGCCGATCGACGGCACCGTCACCCGCGTGGCCTATCGCCACGGCGCCTTCGTCAACGCGTCGCTGGACAAGGCGAGCACGGACAACGAGCGCAACGCCCTGGCCATCCGCATGGAGGACGGGCGCGACATCGCCGTGGTGCAGATCGCCGGCCTCATCGCCCGCCGCATCCTCTGCGACGTGCGGGAGGGCAGCCGCGTGCGCGCCGGCGACCGCTTCGGCATCATCCGCTTCGGCAGCCGCACCGATCTCTATCTGCCGGAGGGCGTCCGCCCGCTCGTGGAGGTCGGCCAGACCACCATCGGCGGCGAGACGGTCCTCGCCGACCTCTCCCGCCCGACCGGCGCCTGA
- a CDS encoding methyl-accepting chemotaxis protein — protein sequence MSLRSLSIRGKLIAAFGLMLALVVTLGGLSLLQLHRVQGNVRDLRDNWLPSVEALGDVKLLYSRERTRAARTMGTTDPADRRASQAEYERARPELEAALRRYEPLVSSAEERALLASFRADYRVYSDYVAGLMAAPPGAAAVMTAFNGESVRLWRKALEALDKATALNKAGAAGASETSEATFRQAQWLITCTILAAVLASLLCVVWLARNVGGGIRGLSASMLRLARRDYGFKLPEASRRDEIGDMARAVATCRDGLREADRLSAEGAAEAGAKAARGERVDALLRGFEAEAAEVLRGVASAATELDATAGEMAGTARDGVERATSVAAAAEEASANVQTVAASAEELAASIAEISRQVTSSAEVARRAAGDARATDGAVQGLSEAARSIGDVVRLISDIAGQTNLLALNATIEAARAGEAGRGFAVVASEVKTLAAQTAKATEQIGSQIAAMQGETERAVQAIGGIVRTIEEMNGITTQVAAAAEQQSAATREIGRAVAEAAAGTQDVSRHTAGVTEGAERTGAAASQLRSASAGLSGQAEMLRQRVDTFLAQIRAA from the coding sequence ATGTCGCTCCGCTCCCTTTCCATCCGTGGGAAGCTGATCGCCGCCTTTGGGCTGATGCTCGCCCTCGTCGTGACGCTGGGCGGGCTCTCGCTCCTCCAGCTCCACCGCGTCCAGGGCAACGTACGGGACCTCCGCGACAACTGGCTGCCCTCGGTGGAGGCGCTGGGCGACGTGAAGCTGCTCTACTCGCGGGAGCGCACGCGGGCCGCGCGCACCATGGGGACCACCGACCCGGCCGACCGCCGCGCCTCGCAGGCCGAGTACGAGCGCGCCCGGCCCGAGCTGGAGGCGGCGCTGCGCCGTTACGAGCCGCTGGTCTCCTCCGCGGAGGAGCGCGCGCTGCTCGCGAGCTTCCGGGCGGATTACCGGGTGTACTCGGATTACGTCGCGGGGCTGATGGCCGCCCCGCCGGGCGCGGCGGCCGTCATGACCGCGTTCAACGGCGAATCCGTCCGCCTCTGGCGCAAGGCGCTAGAGGCGCTGGACAAGGCCACCGCCCTCAACAAGGCCGGCGCTGCCGGGGCCTCGGAAACGTCGGAGGCAACGTTCCGACAGGCGCAATGGCTGATCACCTGCACGATCCTGGCGGCCGTGCTGGCGAGCCTGCTCTGCGTCGTCTGGCTCGCCCGCAACGTCGGCGGCGGGATCCGGGGCCTCTCGGCCAGCATGCTGCGGCTGGCGCGGCGCGACTACGGGTTCAAGCTGCCGGAAGCTTCCCGCCGCGACGAGATCGGCGACATGGCGCGCGCCGTGGCCACCTGCCGCGACGGGCTGCGCGAGGCGGACCGCCTCTCGGCCGAGGGCGCGGCGGAGGCCGGGGCAAAGGCCGCGCGCGGGGAGCGGGTGGACGCGCTGCTGCGGGGCTTCGAGGCCGAGGCCGCGGAGGTGCTGCGGGGCGTCGCCTCCGCCGCGACGGAGCTGGACGCGACGGCCGGCGAGATGGCCGGCACGGCCCGGGACGGGGTGGAGCGCGCCACCTCCGTCGCCGCCGCGGCCGAGGAGGCGAGCGCGAACGTGCAGACCGTGGCGGCCTCCGCCGAGGAGCTGGCGGCCTCGATCGCCGAGATCTCCCGCCAGGTGACGAGCTCCGCCGAGGTGGCGCGGCGCGCCGCCGGGGATGCGCGGGCCACGGACGGCGCCGTGCAGGGCCTCTCCGAGGCGGCGCGCAGCATCGGCGACGTGGTGCGGCTGATCAGCGACATCGCCGGCCAGACGAACCTGCTGGCGCTGAACGCGACGATCGAGGCCGCCCGCGCGGGCGAGGCCGGGCGCGGCTTCGCGGTGGTGGCGAGCGAGGTGAAGACCCTGGCGGCCCAGACCGCCAAGGCCACCGAGCAGATCGGCAGCCAGATCGCGGCGATGCAGGGCGAGACGGAGCGGGCGGTTCAGGCGATCGGCGGCATCGTGCGGACGATCGAAGAGATGAACGGCATCACTACCCAGGTGGCGGCGGCGGCCGAGCAGCAGAGCGCGGCCACCCGGGAGATCGGGCGCGCCGTGGCGGAGGCGGCGGCGGGCACGCAGGACGTGTCCCGCCACACCGCGGGGGTCACGGAAGGGGCCGAGCGGACGGGGGCCGCGGCGTCCCAGCTCCGCTCCGCCTCCGCCGGGCTCTCCGGCCAGGCCGAAATGCTGCGGCAGCGGGTGGACACGTTCCTCGCGCAGATCCGGGCGGCCTGA
- a CDS encoding heme peroxidase family protein: MTHHGELYLRDFVPPRSVYHGSGRFGRLFPDLAPFASPSEELRKNLLKLGAKDGPMDPKDPLIPPADALASAPGNADNTLNPMMTVGFTFLGQFLDHDITFDPTSSFERQQDPESVSNFRTPCFELDSAYGAGIGASPHLYDKGNKARFLIEKLGPAPDAKDDLPRNSQGAAIIGDPRNDENVILSQMHLAFLKFHNAVEADIRPRFPGTGERFAEAQRRVRWHYQWIILNQYLPATVGDDLVEDILENGRRYYNWREEPFIPAEFSVAAYRFGHSQIRPGYKPNPDLQAAIFDARFGQVVDGQVVTDLRGGLREPNRFVNWNIFFDFGDGSVKRNKLIDTTISTPLFTLPFDAPGNPTAEEPPATLAGRNLLRHLTFSLPCGQDVARAMGEEPLAKGDFAPAVQALKMAERTPLWFYILQEAKTREAGKRLGPVGGRIVAEVFIGLLQGDRKSYLRQHPKWRPEYASHGVFEMQELLHMAGMPGTRARP; the protein is encoded by the coding sequence GTGACGCACCACGGCGAGCTGTACCTGCGCGACTTCGTCCCTCCCCGCTCCGTTTATCACGGGTCCGGGCGCTTCGGCCGCCTCTTCCCCGATCTCGCGCCCTTCGCGAGCCCGAGCGAGGAGTTGCGCAAGAACCTCCTGAAGCTCGGCGCCAAGGACGGGCCGATGGATCCGAAGGATCCGCTCATCCCGCCCGCCGACGCGCTCGCCTCCGCGCCGGGGAACGCCGACAACACGCTCAACCCGATGATGACGGTGGGCTTCACCTTCCTCGGCCAGTTTCTCGACCACGACATCACCTTCGACCCGACCTCGAGCTTCGAGCGGCAGCAGGACCCGGAATCCGTCTCGAACTTCCGCACGCCCTGCTTCGAGCTGGACAGCGCCTACGGCGCCGGCATCGGGGCCAGCCCCCATCTCTACGACAAGGGCAACAAGGCCCGCTTCCTGATCGAGAAGCTCGGCCCCGCCCCGGACGCGAAGGACGACCTCCCGCGCAACTCCCAGGGCGCCGCGATCATCGGGGATCCGCGCAACGACGAGAACGTCATCCTCTCCCAGATGCACCTCGCCTTCCTGAAGTTCCACAACGCCGTGGAGGCCGATATCCGGCCGCGCTTTCCCGGCACCGGCGAGCGCTTCGCCGAAGCGCAGCGGCGCGTCCGCTGGCATTACCAGTGGATCATCCTCAACCAGTACCTGCCGGCCACCGTAGGCGACGATCTGGTCGAGGACATCCTGGAGAACGGCCGGCGGTACTACAACTGGCGCGAGGAGCCCTTCATACCCGCCGAGTTCTCCGTGGCCGCCTACCGCTTCGGCCACAGCCAGATCCGCCCGGGCTACAAGCCCAACCCCGACCTCCAGGCCGCGATCTTCGACGCGCGCTTCGGGCAGGTGGTGGACGGGCAGGTGGTGACGGACCTGCGCGGCGGCCTCCGCGAGCCGAACCGCTTCGTTAACTGGAACATCTTCTTCGATTTCGGCGACGGCTCGGTGAAGCGGAACAAGCTCATCGACACGACGATCTCCACCCCGCTCTTCACCCTGCCGTTCGACGCACCCGGCAACCCGACGGCCGAGGAGCCGCCCGCAACCCTCGCCGGGCGGAACCTTCTGCGGCACCTCACCTTCAGCCTGCCCTGCGGCCAGGACGTGGCCCGCGCCATGGGCGAGGAGCCGCTGGCGAAGGGGGACTTCGCCCCTGCGGTCCAGGCGCTGAAGATGGCCGAGCGGACGCCCCTCTGGTTCTACATCCTGCAGGAGGCAAAAACGCGTGAGGCCGGCAAGCGGCTCGGGCCTGTCGGCGGCCGCATCGTCGCGGAGGTCTTCATCGGGCTGCTGCAGGGGGACCGGAAATCCTACCTGCGCCAGCACCCGAAGTGGCGGCCCGAATACGCCAGCCACGGCGTCTTCGAGATGCAGGAGCTTCTCCACATGGCCGGGATGCCCGGCACCCGGGCCCGCCCCTAG
- a CDS encoding phosphatidylcholine/phosphatidylserine synthase → MAEIRRFRLARQRRPRLPGLSFNRLLPNILTMLGLCAGMTAIRFAMDGRWEPAVTLIVVATFIDGLDGRLARLLQATSRFGAEFDSLSDFLCFGVAPAFILYLWTLHEARGFGFIPCLLFAACMALRLARFNAAIDAPVAPGSVPRPAGFFTGVPAPAGAGLALFPIFASLAFEGWGLSGTAHALRHPVFAAVVLVLVAGLLVSTLPTWSFKNFKVPSRVVLPLLLGAASYAALLVAEPWAALAAAGILYGIMIPLSLRSYHRLRAEAARRMAEAGAEAEAPAT, encoded by the coding sequence ATGGCCGAGATCCGCCGCTTCCGCCTCGCGCGCCAGCGCCGGCCGCGCCTGCCCGGGCTCTCCTTCAACCGGCTGCTGCCGAACATCCTCACCATGCTCGGCCTCTGCGCGGGCATGACGGCAATCCGCTTCGCCATGGATGGACGGTGGGAGCCGGCGGTGACCCTCATCGTCGTCGCCACCTTCATCGACGGGCTGGACGGCCGCCTAGCCCGCCTCCTCCAGGCCACCTCCCGCTTCGGGGCGGAGTTCGACAGCCTCTCGGACTTCCTCTGCTTCGGCGTCGCGCCCGCCTTCATCCTCTATCTCTGGACGCTCCATGAGGCGCGCGGCTTCGGCTTCATCCCCTGCCTCCTCTTCGCGGCCTGCATGGCGCTGCGCCTGGCCCGCTTCAACGCGGCCATTGACGCCCCCGTGGCGCCCGGATCCGTCCCGCGCCCGGCGGGTTTCTTCACCGGCGTGCCCGCGCCGGCGGGCGCCGGGCTGGCCCTTTTCCCGATCTTCGCCTCCCTCGCCTTCGAGGGCTGGGGGCTGAGCGGGACGGCGCACGCCCTTCGCCACCCCGTCTTCGCGGCCGTCGTGCTGGTGCTGGTCGCGGGGCTGCTCGTCAGCACCCTGCCCACCTGGTCGTTCAAGAACTTCAAGGTGCCGAGCCGCGTGGTGCTGCCCCTGCTGCTCGGTGCCGCCTCCTACGCCGCGCTGCTGGTGGCGGAGCCCTGGGCGGCGCTGGCCGCGGCGGGCATTCTCTACGGCATCATGATCCCGCTCTCGCTGCGCTCCTACCACCGCCTGCGGGCGGAGGCGGCTCGGCGGATGGCCGAGGCAGGGGCGGAGGCCGAAGCCCCCGCCACCTGA
- a CDS encoding helix-turn-helix domain-containing protein, translated as MRPGSPEDEWREDCAPRRVLALFTTKWTSMVLHTLHARHGGAARTGVLQRSLPGISKKMLTQTLREMEGSGLLTRHVQGTVPPAVEYRLTALGQRFVEPVELLYAWGRDNPDALDQLGDRPTARR; from the coding sequence ATGCGCCCTGGCAGTCCGGAAGACGAGTGGCGGGAGGACTGCGCGCCCCGCCGCGTGCTGGCGCTGTTCACGACGAAGTGGACGAGCATGGTCCTGCACACGCTGCACGCCCGGCACGGGGGCGCGGCGCGGACGGGCGTGCTCCAGCGCAGCCTGCCCGGGATTTCCAAGAAGATGCTGACCCAGACCTTGCGGGAGATGGAGGGCAGCGGCCTTCTCACCCGTCACGTCCAGGGCACGGTGCCGCCCGCCGTGGAGTACCGGCTGACCGCGCTCGGGCAGCGCTTCGTCGAACCGGTGGAGCTGCTCTACGCCTGGGGGCGGGACAACCCGGACGCGCTGGACCAGCTCGGGGACCGCCCCACGGCCCGGCGCTGA
- a CDS encoding SDR family oxidoreductase — MKGTALVVGASGIVGSATAALLLEEGWTVHGLARRPGRQAGGTSGILPVAADLQDAKATAAALAGLRPDAVFITTWLRQDSEAENIRVNAAMVRNLLDGLRPAGGAGHVALVTGLKHYLGPFEAYGKGTLPQTPFREEQGRLDVENFYYAQEDEVFAAAARDGFTWSVHRPHTVIGKAVGNAMNMGTTLAVYATLCRETGRPFRFPGSAAQWHGLTDMTDARLLARQLLWAATTPAAQNEAFNVVNGDVFRWSWMWSRIAEWFGLEPAPFDGTVRPLEQQMAGDAETWRRIAEREGLAEPDLARLASPWHTDADLGRPIEVVTDMSKSRRLGFTAYQPTDDAFFDLFAQLRADRLIP, encoded by the coding sequence ATGAAGGGCACGGCACTCGTGGTCGGGGCGAGCGGGATCGTCGGCAGCGCCACGGCCGCGCTCCTGCTGGAGGAAGGCTGGACGGTGCACGGCCTGGCGCGGCGCCCGGGCCGGCAGGCCGGCGGGACCTCCGGCATCCTGCCTGTCGCGGCCGACCTCCAGGACGCGAAGGCGACCGCGGCGGCCCTGGCGGGGCTGCGCCCGGACGCGGTCTTCATCACCACCTGGCTGCGCCAGGACAGCGAGGCGGAGAACATCCGCGTCAACGCCGCGATGGTGCGGAATCTGCTGGACGGGCTGCGCCCCGCCGGCGGCGCCGGCCACGTCGCCCTCGTCACCGGCCTGAAGCACTACCTCGGCCCGTTCGAGGCCTACGGGAAGGGCACGCTGCCCCAGACCCCGTTCCGCGAGGAGCAGGGCCGGCTGGACGTGGAGAACTTCTACTACGCCCAGGAGGACGAGGTCTTCGCCGCCGCGGCGCGCGACGGCTTCACCTGGAGCGTCCACCGGCCGCACACGGTGATCGGCAAGGCCGTGGGCAACGCGATGAACATGGGGACCACCCTGGCCGTCTACGCCACGCTCTGCCGCGAGACGGGGCGGCCCTTCCGCTTCCCCGGTTCCGCCGCCCAGTGGCACGGGCTGACGGACATGACCGACGCCCGCCTCCTCGCCCGCCAGCTCCTCTGGGCCGCGACGACGCCCGCCGCGCAGAACGAGGCCTTCAACGTCGTGAACGGCGACGTCTTCCGCTGGAGCTGGATGTGGAGCCGCATCGCCGAGTGGTTCGGGCTGGAGCCCGCGCCCTTCGACGGCACCGTGCGCCCGCTGGAGCAGCAGATGGCGGGCGACGCCGAGACCTGGCGCCGCATCGCGGAGCGCGAAGGGTTGGCCGAGCCCGATCTCGCCCGCCTGGCCTCGCCCTGGCACACCGACGCCGATCTGGGCCGGCCGATCGAGGTGGTGACGGATATGAGCAAGAGCCGCCGCCTCGGCTTCACGGCCTACCAGCCGACGGATGACGCGTTCTTCGACCTCTTCGCGCAGCTCCGCGCCGACCGCCTCATTCCCTGA